From a single Eleginops maclovinus isolate JMC-PN-2008 ecotype Puerto Natales chromosome 2, JC_Emac_rtc_rv5, whole genome shotgun sequence genomic region:
- the LOC134877025 gene encoding mucin-5AC-like: MKIMRAARIHLEWVIPWLTLCLLPPASSTVIVQTMHQMPVITELRPAHNDQICSTWGNYHFKTFDGDFFQLPSPCNYLLASECKASFERFNIQFQRQETNGVPTIKRVTLRLDGVDVELDKTSIKVNKEHVTVPFSKFGITVERIVSYVKIESKLGVVIMWNEEDALWVELDKKFKNQTCGLCGDYNGVQVYDEFFKEGQSVSLDYYEETWKNNGPTEECERSSPQDKRTCENQTDLCSNLLSGPAFLSCRNLIDMDSFIGACVKDLCRCNSTTTCLCSTISEYSRQCAHAGGKPHKWKTAELCAKSCPFNMEYQECGSPCTDTCSNPQRSQVCEDHCIDGCFCPSGTVFDDINQSGCVAFDKCSCTHDGKSYKPGESYSRACHKCTCNQAQWKCMDMDCPGICSVLGGSHISTYDDKMYTFHGDCSYVLSKETNGNFSVIGDLVKCEISEESTCLGAVTLTLPHNMKFVVQANGHVMYNKLRTPLPIFMDDITVFSPSTFYIVIHTNYGFDIEIQLTPIMQVYIKASVQKKGQLMGLCGDFNDVEADDFRTTNGLIEGTAVTFVNTLKTKISCHDVANKIKDPCTSGIYKENYAKHWCGMLSDPRGIFAKCHSEINPEDYQDSCIYDTCAGQKSEEFMCAAISSYVHACAAEGILLHGWRNTMCKNYTTVCPATFVYDYQMTSCGRTCRSLSQPDLTCDIEFTPMDGCGCAEGTFLNDKDQCVPASQCYCQVGDMLVHPKQSITVNGQTCSCHSGILNCKGRHIEESCKKPMVYFNCSSSQPGEKGSDCQKSCQTLDTEICASAHCMSGCVCPAGLVLDGKGGCIKENDCPCTYNGESFKSGESVTVNCNTCTCKSRKWKCTDHECGGFCTIYGESNYITFDEKKFSFNGDCSYVFSQDYCGEDMNGTFKVLTESIPCGGSGTTCSTAIKLYLGNNEIVLSEERVRVIKQSKGEDIPYKVHTMGIYLVIEAKNGLVLMWNKRTTLMIKLKSNFKGKVCGLCGNYDGNIKNDFTTRNKEVVVDALEFGNSWKVSLNCPNADAAKDPCSLYSYRKAWASKHCDIINTNVFASCHSKVDPKNHYEACVKDTCSCNTGGDCECFCSAVAAYAAACNEAGACVRWRTPTICPIFCDYYNPDGECAWHYKPCGKPCMKTCRNPSGECFNHIPALEGCYPNCPPERPYFEENDMKCVSKKDCGCYDDEGNHYEEGKLWTSKDNCHYCKCSSTKVKCYYDKFACNCSYEGHIYKYGDTVYETQDGDGTCLKAVCGEKGNLTRTITICITTPSTTFSFGPSSTTTTETEEPTTTSTVTKNPTTTATEKPSTTAVTLPKTYTTTITEEPPTTPNDCYDCKWSDWNNNNYPGFSQDSGDYEKIEKIKDLDLSVCRKPLEIECRAKDHPDLTLDEVDQKVTCTPTDGLKCHNKDQGVVPKCYDYEIRVRCCVYKCNISTTIEPSTTPTTIVTTTLTGEPTTTITGKPSTTTVTFTEKPTTTTIITKTPSTITAILTATSVITEKPTTTTTVTDKPTTTSTVTEKPTTTTTVTEKPSTTVVTFSETPTIITKSPTPITELTTTIIATEKSSTTLSTTLMESTTTINDCYDCKWSDWNNNNYPDFSQDSGDYEKIEKIKDLDLSVCRKPLEIECRAKDHPDLTLDEVDQKVTCTPTDGLKCHNKDQGVVPKCYDYEIRVRCCVYKCNISTTIEPSTTPTTIVTTTLTGEPTTTITGKPSTTTVTFTEKPTTTTIITKTPSTITAILTATSVITEKTTTTTTVTDKPTTTSTVTEKPTTTSTVTEKPSTTAVTFSETPTIITKSPTPITELTTTIIATESQALHCPQH, translated from the exons ATGAAGATCATGAGAGCAGCCAGGATTCATCTTGAATGGGTGATACCATGGCTCACTCTCTGCCTTTTGCCACCAGCCTCCAGCACCG TCATAGTTCAGACCATGCACCAAATGCCAGTAATTACAG AATTGAGACCAGCTCACAATGATCAGATCTGCAGTACATGGGGAAACTATCATTTCAAGACGTTCGATGGAGATTTCTTCCAGCTTCCCTCACCTTGCAACTACCTCCTTGCGTCCGAGTGTAAGGCAAGCTTCGAAAGATTTAACATTCAGTTCCAACGGCAGGAGACAAATGGGGTCCCCACCATAAAGAGGGTCACCCTGAGACTGGACGGGGTTGATGTGGAATTAGACAAAACCTCCATAAAAGTCAATAAGGAACA TGTCACTGTACCCTTCAGCAAGTTTGGCATTACAGTTGAAAGAATTGTCTCCTATGTCAAAATCGAGTCAAAGTTGGGCGTGGTCATCATGTGGAATGAAGAAGACGCACTCTGG GTTGAGCTTGATAAAAAATTCAAGAACCAGACTTGTGGCCTGTGTGGTGACTACAACGGAGTCCAGGTCTATGAtgagttttttaaagaag GGCAATCTGTAAGCCTTGATTATTATGAGGAGACCTGGAAAAACAATGGTCCTACCGAAGAATGTGAAAGAAGCTCCCCTCAAGACAAACGGACCTGTGAAAATCAA ACAGACCTCTGTTCGAACTTGCTGTCAGGCCCTGCATTCCTCAGCTGTCGTAACCTGATTGATATGGACTCTTTCATCGGAGCCTGTGTGAAGGACCTGTGTAGATGTAACAGCACTACTACATGCTTGTGTTCGACCATATCAGAGTACTCCCGTCAGTGCGCTCATGCAGGCGGGAAACCACACAAATGGAAGACTGCAGAACTGTGTG caAAATCATGCCCTTTCAACATGGAGTATCAAGAATGTGGTAGTCCTTGTACTGACACCTGCAGCAACCCCCAGAGAAGCCAAGTGTGTGAGGATCACTGCATAGACGGATGCTTCTGTCCATCTG ggACTGTATTTGACGACATAAATCAAAGTGGGTGTGTTGCTTTTGACAAATGCTCCTGCACACATGATGGCAAGTCATACAAACCAGGAGAATCATACTCAAGGGCATGTCACAAATg CACCTGTAACCAGGCTCAGTGGAAATGTATGGATATGGACTGCCCGGGTATCTGCTCCGTGCTGGGGGGCTCCCACATCTCCACCTATGATGATAAAATGTATACTTTCCATGGAGACTGCTCTTATGTTCTCTCCAAG GAAACTAATGGGAATTTCAGTGTGATTGGTGACCTGGTCAAATGTGAAATATCAGAAGAATCTACTTGCTTGGGTGCAGTTACCCTGACCCTGCCTCATAACATG AAGTTTGTAGTGCAAGCTAACGGGCATGTTATGTATAACAAACTGAGGACTCCGCTGCCTATTTTCATGG ATGACATAACAGTCTTCAGCCCATCGACATTCTACATTGTAATCCACACCAATTACGGGTTTGATATTGAGATTCAGTTGACACCCATAATGCAGGTCTACATCAAAGCCAGTGTTCAAAAGAAGGGACAACTCATGG GTCTTTGTGGAGATTTTAATGATGTTGAAGCTGATGACTTCAGAACCACAAATGGATTGATTGAGGGAACAGCAGTGACATTTGTCAACACATTGAAGACTAAAATAAGCTGCCATGATGTTGCAAACAAAATTAAGGACCCCTGCACTTCGGGTATATACAAAG AGAATTATGCCAAGCACTGGTGTGGGATGCTGTCAGACCCAAGAGGGATTTTTGCAAAGTGTCATTCTGAAATAAACCCAGAAGACTATCAGGAT TCTTGCATTTATGACACCTGTGCCGGTCAAAAAAGTGAGGAGTTCATGTGTGCAGCTATATCCTCTTATGTCCATGCATGTGCTGCTGAAGGCATCCTGTTGCATGGATGGAGGAACACCATGTGCA AGAACTACACAACTGTCTGCCCTGCTACTTTTGTGTATGACTACCAAATGACAAGCTGTGGTCGCACCTGCCGCTCACTTAGTCAGCCAGACTTAACATGTGACATTGAGTTTACCCCAATGGATGGCTGTGGCTGTGCCGAAGGAACTTTCCTGAATGACAAAGATCAGTGTGTGCCAGCCTCACAATGCTACTGCCAGGTGGGAGACATGCTGGTGCACCCAAAGCAATCCATAACAGTCAATGGACAAACCTG CTCGTGCCACAGTGGAATACTGAATTGTAAAGGAAGACACATAGAAGAAT CATGCAAAAAGCCAATGGTTTACTTCAACTGCTCCAGCTCACAGCCAGGAGAGAAGGGATCCGACTGTCAAAAGAGCTGCCAGACACTGGATACAGAGATATGT GCCAGTGCACATTGTATGTCAGGCTGTGTATGCCCAGCTGGCCTGGTGTTGGATGGTAAGGGAGGCTGCATAAAGGAGAATGACTGTCCCTGCACATATAATGGAGAATCCTTTAAATCTGGAGAGAGTGTCACTGTAAACTGCAATACCTG CACTTGCaaaagcagaaaatggaaatgtacagATCATGAGTGTGGTGGATTCTGCACCATATATGGAGAAAGCAATTACATCACTTTTGATGAGAAGAAATTCTCCTTTAATGGGGACTGTAGCTACGTCTTCAGTCAG GATTACTGTGGAGAAGACATGAATGGCACCTTTAAGGTCCTAACAGAGAGCATCCCATGCGGTGGGAGTGGAACCACCTGCTCCACTGCTATCAAGCTTTACTTAGGG AACAACGAAATTGTTCTTTCAGAGGAACGTGTCAGAGTTATCAAACAAAGCAAGGGGGAGGACATACCCTATAAGGTCCACACTATGGGAATATATCTTGTCATAGAGGCAAAGAATGGACTTGTTCTTATGTGGAATAAGAGGACAACACTCATGATCAAACTCAAGTCAAATTTCAAG GGAAAAGTCTGTGGTTTGTGCGGGAATTACGATGGAAATATCAAGAACGATTTTACCACCAGAAACAAAGAAGTTGTGGTTGACGCCCTTGAGTTCGGAAACAGCTGGAAAGTGTCACTTAACTGTCCTAATGCAGACGCAGCAAAAGATCCCTGCAGTCTTTACTCATACAGGAAGGCATGGGCATCAAAACACTGTGACATTATCAACACTAACGTATTTGCTAGTTGCCATTCGAAG GTGGATCCAAAAAACCATTATGAAGCCTGTGTGAAAGACACGTGTTCCTGCAACACAGGAGGAGATTGTGAGTGTTTCTGCTCGGCTGTCGCAGCCTACGCAGCAGCCTGTAATGAGGCCGGAGCTTGTGTGAGATGGAGAACTCCCACAATCTGCC CAATATTCTGTGATTATTATAACCCTGATGGAGAGTGTGCATGGCACTATAAGCCTTGTGGAAAACCATGTATGAAGACATGCAGAAATCCCTCCGGAGAATGCTTCAACCACATTCCAGCATTAGAAG GCTGCTATCCAAATTGCCCGCCCGAACGACcttattttgaagaaaatgaCATGAAGTGTGTGTCAAAGAAGGACTGTGGCTGTTACGATGACGAAGGGAATCATTATGAAGAAGGGAAGCTTTGGACTTCAAAAGATAACTGTCATTACTG TAAATGTTCTTCAACAAAGGTGAAGTGCTACTATGATAAGTTTG CTTGCAATTGTAGCTATGAAGGGCATATTTACAAGTATGGAGACACTGTCTATGAAACACAAGATGGAGATGGAACCTGTCTCAAGGCTGTTTGTGGAGAGAAAGGAAATTTGACAAGAACCATAACTATTTGCATTACAACACCATCCACAACATTCAGTTTTG GGCCCAGCTCCACAACCACCACAGAAACAGAAGAACCAACCACGACATCCACAGTAACTAAAAATCCCACCACAACAGCCACAGAAAAGCCCAGCACTACTGCTGTCACATTGCCCAAAACATATACCACCACAATAACAGAAGAACCACCCACAACACCCAATGACTGCTATGATTGTAAGTGGTCGGATTGGAACAACAATAATTACCCTGGTTTTTCCCAAGATTCTGGAGAttatgaaaaaattgaaaaaattaaGGATCTAGATTTGAGTGTTTGCAGGAAACCTTTAGAAATAGAATGTAGAGCAAAAGATCATCCAGATTTAACTTTGGACGAAGTAGATCAAAAAGTAACATGCACCCCAACAGATGGACTAAAGTGTCATAACAAAGATCAAGGTGTAGTTCCCAAATGTTATGACTATGAAATACGAGTGAGGTGTTGTGTTTACAAGTGTAACATTTCAACCACAATTGAACCctcaacaacaccaacaaccaTTGTCACAACCACTCTAACAGGAGAACCTACTACAACAATCACAGGAAAGCCCAGCACTACCACTGTTACATTCACAGAGAAACCAACCACCACAACAATCATCACAAAAACACCCAGCACAATAACAGCAATACTGACCGCAACATCGGTAATCACTGAAAAACCCACCACAACCACTACAGTCACTGATAAACCCACCACAACCAGTACAGTCACTGAAAAACCCACCACAACCACTACAGTCACTGAAAAGCCCAGCACTACTGTTGTCACATTTTCAGAGACACCAACCATCATCACAAAATCCCCCACCCCGATAACAGAACTGACCACAACAATCATTGCCACAGAAAAGTCAAGCACTACATTGTCCACAACATTAATGGAGTCTACCACAACAATCAATGACTGCTATGATTGTAAGTGGTCGGATTGGAACAACAATAATTACCCTGACTTTTCCCAAGATTCTGGAGAttatgaaaaaattgaaaaaattaaGGATCTAGATTTGAGTGTTTGCAGGAAACCTTTAGAAATAGAATGTAGAGCAAAAGATCATCCAGATTTAACTTTGGACGAAGTAGATCAAAAAGTAACATGCACCCCAACAGATGGACTAAAGTGTCATAACAAAGATCAAGGTGTAGTTCCCAAATGTTATGACTATGAAATACGAGTGAGGTGTTGTGTTTACAAGTGTAACATTTCAACCACAATTGAACCctcaacaacaccaacaaccaTTGTCACAACCACTCTAACAGGAGAACCTACTACAACAATCACAGGAAAGCCCAGCACTACCACTGTTACATTCACAGAGAAACCAACCACCACAACAATCATCACAAAAACACCCAGCACAATAACAGCAATACTGACCGCAACATCTGTAATCACTGAAAAAACCACCACAACCACTACAGTCACTGATAAACCCACCACAACCAGTACAGTCACTGAAAAACCCACCACAACCAGTACAGTCACTGAAAAGCCCAGCACTACTGCTGTCACATTTTCAGAGACACCAACCATCATCACAAAATCCCCCACCCCGATAACAGAACTGACCACAACAATCATTGCCACAGAAAGTCAAGCACTACATTGTCCACAACATTAA